TTGCCCCGATCACAACATCGTCCTCAATTACAACCGGTTGAGCGGATGGCGGCTCAATAACGCCCGCAAGCACAGAACCCGCTCCAATATGGCAGTTTTTGCCAACAGTAGCTCGTCCGCCCAAGACAACGTTCATATCGATCATTGTGCCTTCGCCGATAACTGAACCGATATTGATAGAAGCCCCCATCATGATGACTGCATTATCACCGATTTCAACTTGGTCGCGGATGATCGCGCCAGGCTCGATACGCGCTTTGATATTTTTAAGGTCAAGCATTGGAATCGCAGAATTGCGGCGGTCATTTTCAACCACATAGTCTTCGATTTTGCTTTGATTTTCTTCAATGGCTGTTTGGATTT
The Bacillus vallismortis genome window above contains:
- the dapD gene encoding 2,3,4,5-tetrahydropyridine-2,6-dicarboxylate N-acetyltransferase, which translates into the protein MKMMDANEIISFIQNSTKSTPVKVYVKGELEGINFGESAKAFINGNTGVIFGEWSEIQTAIEENQSKIEDYVVENDRRNSAIPMLDLKNIKARIEPGAIIRDQVEIGDNAVIMMGASINIGSVIGEGTMIDMNVVLGGRATVGKNCHIGAGSVLAGVIEPPSAQPVVIEDDVVIGANAVVLEGVTVGKGAVVAAGAIVVNDVEPYTVVAGTPAKKIKDIDEKTKGKTEIKQELRQL